In Indicator indicator isolate 239-I01 chromosome 20, UM_Iind_1.1, whole genome shotgun sequence, a genomic segment contains:
- the INSIG1 gene encoding insulin-induced gene 1 protein isoform X1 produces MPRLENCAWSCACAARGRHKTQLGDTAAGLAAKVGEMLSSSVSSPSRSLVGHGARNPSTPSTSRSSNRSTLNSNQHLVQRSVVLFVVGAFMALVLNLLQIQRNVTLFPDEVISTLFSSAWWVPPCCGTAAAVVGLLYPCIDSHLGEPHKFKREWASVMRCIAVFVGINHASAKLDFANNIQLSLTLAALSLGLWWTFDRSRSGLGLGITIAFVATLITQFLVYNGVYQYTSPDFLYIRSWLPCIFFSGGVTVGNIGRQLAMGIPEKPHSD; encoded by the exons ATGCCCAGATTGGAGAACTGCgcctggagctgtgcctgcGCTGCCAGGGGAAGACACAAAACCCAGCTGGGGGACACGGCGGCTGGGCTGGCCGCCAAGGTGGGCGAGATGCTGAGCTCCTCGGTCTCCAGCCCGTCCCGGTCGTTGGTGGGTCATGGAGCACGCaaccccagcactcccagcaccAGTAGGAGCAGCAACAGAAGCACCTTAAACTCGAATCAACACCTAGTACAGAGGAGCGTGGTCCTCTTCGTCGTCGGCGCTTTCATGGCCCTGGTGCTGAACTTGCTGCAGATACAGAGAAATGTGACTCTGTTCCCTGACGAGGTTATTTCCACTCTCTTCTCCTCCGCCTGGTGGGTGCCCCCGTGCTGCGGGACCGCCGCTG CTGTAGTTGGCCTGCTGTATCCCTGCATTGACAGCCACCTTGGGGAACCACACAAGTTCAAGAGAGAATGGGCCAGCGTGATGCGATGCATAGCAGTTTTCGTTGGCATTAACCATGCCAGTGCT AAACTAGATTTTGCAAACAACATCCAGCTGTCCCTGACTCTAGCAGCCCTATCACTGGGTCTCTGGTGGACATTTGATCGTTCAAGAAGTGGTCTCGGACTTGGAATTACAATAGCCTTTGTAGCAACTCTAATAACTCAGTTTCTTGTATATAATGGTGTTTATCA GTATACATCCCCAGATTTTCTTTACATCCGTTCTTGGCTTCCATGTATATTTTTCTCAGGAGGTGTGACTGTAGGAAACATAGGACGCCAACTGGCTATG GGTATTCCAGAGAAGCCACACAGCGACTAA
- the INSIG1 gene encoding insulin-induced gene 1 protein isoform X2 → MPRLENCAWSCACAARGRHKTQLGDTAAGLAAKVGEMLSSSVSSPSRSTSRSSNRSTLNSNQHLVQRSVVLFVVGAFMALVLNLLQIQRNVTLFPDEVISTLFSSAWWVPPCCGTAAAVVGLLYPCIDSHLGEPHKFKREWASVMRCIAVFVGINHASAKLDFANNIQLSLTLAALSLGLWWTFDRSRSGLGLGITIAFVATLITQFLVYNGVYQYTSPDFLYIRSWLPCIFFSGGVTVGNIGRQLAMGIPEKPHSD, encoded by the exons ATGCCCAGATTGGAGAACTGCgcctggagctgtgcctgcGCTGCCAGGGGAAGACACAAAACCCAGCTGGGGGACACGGCGGCTGGGCTGGCCGCCAAGGTGGGCGAGATGCTGAGCTCCTCGGTCTCCAGCCCGTCCCGGTC caccAGTAGGAGCAGCAACAGAAGCACCTTAAACTCGAATCAACACCTAGTACAGAGGAGCGTGGTCCTCTTCGTCGTCGGCGCTTTCATGGCCCTGGTGCTGAACTTGCTGCAGATACAGAGAAATGTGACTCTGTTCCCTGACGAGGTTATTTCCACTCTCTTCTCCTCCGCCTGGTGGGTGCCCCCGTGCTGCGGGACCGCCGCTG CTGTAGTTGGCCTGCTGTATCCCTGCATTGACAGCCACCTTGGGGAACCACACAAGTTCAAGAGAGAATGGGCCAGCGTGATGCGATGCATAGCAGTTTTCGTTGGCATTAACCATGCCAGTGCT AAACTAGATTTTGCAAACAACATCCAGCTGTCCCTGACTCTAGCAGCCCTATCACTGGGTCTCTGGTGGACATTTGATCGTTCAAGAAGTGGTCTCGGACTTGGAATTACAATAGCCTTTGTAGCAACTCTAATAACTCAGTTTCTTGTATATAATGGTGTTTATCA GTATACATCCCCAGATTTTCTTTACATCCGTTCTTGGCTTCCATGTATATTTTTCTCAGGAGGTGTGACTGTAGGAAACATAGGACGCCAACTGGCTATG GGTATTCCAGAGAAGCCACACAGCGACTAA